In Rhodococcus sp. OK302, one genomic interval encodes:
- a CDS encoding IS3 family transposase — protein MIAAECANFAIHRMARLLNVSTSGFYKHQERSVRTRLGERQQRRADLEVKILDIHRESKGVYGSPRITAELHDGGEIITEKTVAKIMRSLGIVGISPRTFKIRTTVADPFASFPDDLVQRRFDQGRVDAVWTSDITYLTCGEGDMYLCAIKDEHSKKVLGWSVADHMRTELVIEALDMAVAARGGDVAGTIMHSDRGSQYTADIMKQACERYGLRRSMGATGICWDNAGAESLWSTFKHEYYYRHAFAYASELVAAVDNWMHIYNTRRRHSTIGMLSPTNYEKSLTATLMVA, from the coding sequence TTGATCGCTGCGGAGTGCGCGAACTTCGCGATCCACCGGATGGCGCGACTCCTCAATGTCTCGACCTCCGGTTTCTACAAACACCAAGAACGCAGTGTCCGAACACGATTGGGTGAACGGCAACAGCGGCGCGCGGACCTGGAAGTGAAGATCCTCGACATCCACAGAGAATCGAAAGGTGTGTACGGGTCCCCGCGGATCACCGCCGAACTTCACGACGGCGGGGAGATTATTACCGAGAAGACCGTCGCGAAGATCATGCGGTCACTCGGCATCGTCGGAATCAGCCCGCGCACGTTCAAAATCCGTACCACCGTCGCCGACCCGTTTGCTTCCTTTCCGGACGACCTGGTGCAACGACGGTTCGATCAGGGCCGCGTCGACGCCGTGTGGACTTCCGACATCACGTACCTGACCTGCGGTGAAGGTGACATGTACCTGTGCGCAATCAAGGACGAGCACTCGAAGAAGGTTCTGGGATGGTCGGTGGCCGATCACATGCGGACCGAACTGGTCATCGAAGCCTTGGACATGGCGGTAGCAGCTCGCGGCGGGGATGTCGCCGGCACAATCATGCACTCGGACAGAGGAAGTCAATATACGGCCGACATCATGAAGCAGGCGTGCGAACGGTACGGGCTGCGCCGTTCGATGGGAGCTACCGGAATATGCTGGGACAACGCCGGCGCGGAGAGTCTGTGGTCCACGTTCAAGCACGAGTACTACTACCGACACGCTTTCGCCTATGCATCGGAATTAGTTGCTGCAGTTGACAACTGGATGCACATCTACAACACTCGCCGTAGGCACTCCACGATCGGGATGCTCAGCCCCACGAACTACGAAAAGTCACTGACCGCGACCTTGATGGTCGCGTGA
- a CDS encoding pentapeptide repeat-containing protein produces the protein MTTIDHVRRTRVAAACGGAVLAAAAILTAGTGIAAASVADTLRTTCTHYVPNPVWNGSENEVSDCSGAKLAGTNLVGAVLSGADLTDAKLVGTDLSDATLRGADLGNANLTNAELINANLSDANLKNANLTGANLTGANLADANLSGADLTWTDLTGTDLTKAKLTGTSVVPANIRSTASSADGASVTIPAPAGAKGVTLDGCTRPQNVAVPMNTTIAFPVGTTTVTCTVHSIRAGSPSIGSGTFTVTVSDRSSSTGSLGSLSLFGS, from the coding sequence ATGACAACAATCGATCACGTCCGCCGTACCCGGGTCGCTGCCGCGTGCGGTGGTGCCGTTCTCGCTGCAGCCGCGATCTTGACAGCAGGAACGGGAATCGCGGCCGCTAGTGTCGCCGACACCCTCCGCACTACATGCACACACTACGTACCGAACCCGGTGTGGAACGGATCTGAAAACGAAGTCTCCGATTGCTCCGGAGCTAAGCTTGCCGGTACGAATTTGGTCGGCGCCGTCCTGTCCGGTGCGGACCTGACCGACGCGAAACTAGTTGGAACAGACCTGTCCGACGCAACCCTGCGCGGGGCAGACCTGGGCAACGCGAACCTGACCAACGCCGAACTGATCAATGCGAACCTGAGCGACGCGAACCTGAAGAACGCGAACCTGACCGGCGCGAACCTGACCGGCGCGAACCTCGCCGACGCCAACTTGTCCGGCGCCGATCTGACCTGGACGGACCTGACCGGCACGGACCTGACGAAAGCGAAACTGACCGGCACCAGCGTTGTGCCGGCAAACATCCGATCGACTGCATCATCGGCGGATGGCGCTTCCGTCACGATTCCCGCACCGGCGGGAGCGAAGGGCGTGACGTTGGACGGATGTACCCGACCGCAGAACGTCGCTGTCCCGATGAATACGACCATTGCATTTCCAGTCGGTACGACGACTGTGACCTGCACCGTCCATAGCATCCGGGCTGGTTCTCCCTCGATCGGTTCGGGCACCTTCACTGTCACCGTGAGCGATCGGAGTTCGTCGACCGGATCGCTGGGATCGCTCAGTCTTTTCGGTAGCTGA